GTGGCGGCGTTGCCCGGCGCGCTCAGGAACCCGGTTGATGTAGGTGGAGTAGCCAACCAGATCCGTGGCCCGGGCCAGTTCCTCAGTGACTTCTGGGGTGGTCCAGCGCTCCGCACCCGGGCCCAGGCCGACAACGATAACTTCACCGACCGCTGGGGTAGCCGACTCAGTCGCCGTATCGGTGGCTACACCGGTCGCCACATCATTAGCTGGCTCTGATGCTCCAGATACGCTCCGTTCAGTGCCGTAGACAGCGGAAGGCACGACGGCTACTGCAAAGTACGGAACTTTCTCCGGGTCTGCATCGACCAGCGGGTAGCTGGTGTGCTCATTCATCGTTGCTCGCTCGACAACGTAGGCGCGCTCGAGCATGCCTGCGGACTGCAACGCTGTGCGCACCTTCTCAACGTTTTTCCCCAGCTTCATAATGACTACACAGTCTGAGGCGTCAAGAACCGCAGCGATGCGCTCGGAATCGGCGGTGGCTGGGACAACGCTGACGATTTCGGTAGCCTCGCCGAGCGGCTGACCAATCTCTGCTGCCGCCGCAGTAATGCTGGCCACTCCGGGGACAATCTCAGTGGGGAAGCCCTCGCTGAGAGCGTGGTGCAGATGCTGGTACGAGCTATAGAGCATCGGGTCACCGAGCGAAAGCACTGCAACACTTCGTCCCTCGGCCAAGTGCTTGTGCAGGCGAGCAGTGGCCTCTGCATAGAAACCGGCGAGCTGCTCGCGATAGTCGGCTGGGCGCCCGGTGGTCACCGGGTATTGCAATTGTTCTTCCACGGCAGCGTCGTCACGCGCGTCAATCAGTTCGGCGGCGATTGAGCGCGCCGTGGAACGTCCGTGAGTGCCGGCATGGTAGGCGATGACATCGGCTGTGCGGATGATGTCGGCACCGCGGAGTGTAATGAGACCTGCGTCGCCGGGACCGAGTCCGACGCCGTAGAGATGACCAGGCTGAGCACTGTAGGAGCCGGACATGGTTTAGATGATCTCCTTTGCGGTGGCAATGGCATTGAGGGCAGCACAGGTGATAGCCGAGCCACCGCGACGGCCGGTGACGGTGATGTACTTCAGCTCTGGGTTTTCGGCACCGGAGTCGATAGTGACCTGCTTTGATTCCGCGGCACCGACGAAGCCCACTGGCATGGCCAAAATGGCAGCGGGCATGGGGAAGGAGCCCTCATTAATGCGGTTGAGCAGGTGGAAGAGGGCGGTGGGAGCGTTGCCGATGGCGACAACCGCGCCCTCTAGGCGTGGCTTCCACAGCTCCACGGCGGCAGCAGTGCGCGTGGTGCCGAGTTCTTGAGCCAGCTTGGGGACGCGCTCATCACGCAGCAGGCAGATGACCTCGTTGTCAGCAGGTAAGCGCTTGCGGGTAATACCCGAGGCGATCATGTTGACATCGGTGAAGATAGGAGCGCCTTCCTCGAGAGCCTGGCGAGCTGCGCGCACAGCTCCCGTGGAAAAGACGATGTCCTTGGTCAGGTCGGTCTGACCTGCTGCGTGAATCATTCTGACAGCGACGGTTTCCTCATCGGCATCGAAGCGGGAAAGATCGCTTTCTTCGCGAATGATGGCAAACGAGTTACGGTAAATATCCGCACCGTCGGTGTTGTACTCAAAGCGCTTCATAGGCTTAAAGCCTAGTCCACAGCAGTGACTTCGTATTCTCCGTCCCCGGTGGCGAGATAGTCGAAGTAACCGCCCTTGGGCTTGCCGCAGCGACGCTCACAACCGGAGAAGTGCACGCGCCCCTCGGGCAGTCGGCCATCAGCAATTGCGTGAGAAGCATCGCCGCGGGTGTCAGCCAGAGACTTTTTGCAGCCGGGGCGTCCGGTGCAGGCGCTGACGCGCAGCCAGGTGGACTTCCGGTCGAAGATCAGGCCATTGGGCGCCAATACCTTGACGACCTGTTCGGCAACTTCCTCTTCCAAATCGTGCAGAATCAGCGAGTACCACGGAGTGACGTGCACAGGAACTTGCGTATGCGAAATCGCACGGGCCAGACGCGCCGGGAGGACGCCAAAGCGCAGGCCAGCGGCCAGGCTAACCAGGCCATCCGGCTGGTCAATCCAACCGATCTGGCGGGACAGCCCGGCGGTGGCATCAAAGCTCTCAGCCGGGGTCGGCTCCTGGCGACGGACTCGGGCGCCCAATTCCTCGATTACAGCATCGGCAATGCGCTCGGCCGCATTGGCTTCCGCGATGCGCCAGGCTGAACCACGGCTGTCATTCCACACCTTCGCTGTGGTGATGAGAGCCTCCACGACGTCGTCACGCGAGACGACAAGCCCCGAGGTCGCGCCGCCAATGATGAGTTCGAACGTGCCCTCATCGTGGGCGACAACGCCGAAGTCGGGGCGCTCACCGAGCACGTCACCGCGGCCGTCGTCGAAAGCCATGAGTGTGCGACCTGGCAGTGTTGCCAGCGACGGCTCCGCGATGAGAGCCTTGTCGAACTCTTGAACCAGGTCACGAACATCAGCTTTACCACCAACGCGACCGGACAGCGGCGACTGAAGAACGTTGCGTACGCGGTCGTGGCTGGTGGAGGGAACCAGCTTCTCTTCTTCCGCGGCATCGGCGAATGCGCCGGTGTTGGTGATGCCACGGATCTGAACATTGCCGCGGGAAGTGAAGTGAATATCACCGTCGCCGAAATTCTCGGCCAAATCGGCGAGTACG
The sequence above is drawn from the Corynebacterium jeikeium genome and encodes:
- the cobG gene encoding precorrin-3B synthase; its protein translation is MKNLYVFAEGYENSTSGWFRWAGKGLDNVPLFSGAQLCVCLRILESMTASDQGTRTRQDGCPGSRKVHIAADGAIGRLRFPGGFLPAPGFAVLADLAENFGDGDIHFTSRGNVQIRGITNTGAFADAAEEEKLVPSTSHDRVRNVLQSPLSGRVGGKADVRDLVQEFDKALIAEPSLATLPGRTLMAFDDGRGDVLGERPDFGVVAHDEGTFELIIGGATSGLVVSRDDVVEALITTAKVWNDSRGSAWRIAEANAAERIADAVIEELGARVRRQEPTPAESFDATAGLSRQIGWIDQPDGLVSLAAGLRFGVLPARLARAISHTQVPVHVTPWYSLILHDLEEEVAEQVVKVLAPNGLIFDRKSTWLRVSACTGRPGCKKSLADTRGDASHAIADGRLPEGRVHFSGCERRCGKPKGGYFDYLATGDGEYEVTAVD
- the cobJ gene encoding precorrin-3B C(17)-methyltransferase; amino-acid sequence: MSGSYSAQPGHLYGVGLGPGDAGLITLRGADIIRTADVIAYHAGTHGRSTARSIAAELIDARDDAAVEEQLQYPVTTGRPADYREQLAGFYAEATARLHKHLAEGRSVAVLSLGDPMLYSSYQHLHHALSEGFPTEIVPGVASITAAAAEIGQPLGEATEIVSVVPATADSERIAAVLDASDCVVIMKLGKNVEKVRTALQSAGMLERAYVVERATMNEHTSYPLVDADPEKVPYFAVAVVPSAVYGTERSVSGASEPANDVATGVATDTATESATPAVGEVIVVGLGPGAERWTTPEVTEELARATDLVGYSTYINRVPERAGQRRHLSDNRVEAERATMALDIAKRGGRVAVVSSGDPGVFAMAAAVLEVADDDMWRNIPVRVVPGMTAAQAVASRVGAPLGHDFAMLSLSDRLKPWEVVVKRVRAVAGADMAFAVYNPASKSRRWQIRELRALALEYREPTTPVIVARAVGSEQEHVTVTTLAEFDPDVVDMRTMVIIGSSSTKAYRAGKTTRVYTARHYGEGGTSGTGELLR
- a CDS encoding precorrin-8X methylmutase, with the protein product MKRFEYNTDGADIYRNSFAIIREESDLSRFDADEETVAVRMIHAAGQTDLTKDIVFSTGAVRAARQALEEGAPIFTDVNMIASGITRKRLPADNEVICLLRDERVPKLAQELGTTRTAAAVELWKPRLEGAVVAIGNAPTALFHLLNRINEGSFPMPAAILAMPVGFVGAAESKQVTIDSGAENPELKYITVTGRRGGSAITCAALNAIATAKEII